One genomic window of Boudabousia tangfeifanii includes the following:
- a CDS encoding 16S rRNA (uracil(1498)-N(3))-methyltransferase: protein MTLPLFFLPPQHRDDHSLATLNVGERATLTGESAKHLQVMRLGVGDLFDLSDGSGFRLTGEVQGQQGAEIIFSVATPWHADPPSACELVVVQALAKSGDDESALHSMIEVGATEIIPWQADRSIVRWKGPKAQKGQQKWSQLALAAAKQSRRATLPKVHDMATTKQLVAKVAQATEAGELVLICHEAADLKATLDRLIPAKLPPKIWLIVGPEGGISDSEIEALQSAGGKLCRLGWAVLRAATAATVALSQLQLLIATPSAKDC from the coding sequence ATGACGCTCCCGCTCTTTTTCCTGCCTCCCCAGCATCGCGACGACCATTCGCTAGCCACCCTTAATGTCGGGGAGCGCGCCACCTTGACTGGCGAATCTGCCAAGCACCTGCAGGTGATGCGATTGGGCGTAGGGGATCTCTTCGATCTCAGTGACGGCAGCGGATTCCGCCTTACCGGTGAAGTCCAAGGCCAGCAAGGTGCGGAAATCATCTTCAGCGTGGCGACGCCCTGGCATGCCGACCCGCCCTCGGCCTGCGAACTTGTGGTGGTACAAGCGCTTGCTAAGTCCGGGGATGATGAGTCCGCCTTGCACTCGATGATCGAGGTCGGTGCAACCGAGATTATTCCCTGGCAAGCAGATCGCTCAATCGTGCGCTGGAAAGGCCCCAAAGCCCAAAAAGGGCAACAAAAGTGGAGCCAACTAGCACTAGCGGCTGCCAAACAGTCGCGTCGTGCGACCTTGCCAAAAGTGCATGACATGGCCACTACTAAACAACTCGTGGCCAAGGTAGCCCAAGCTACCGAAGCCGGAGAGCTAGTGCTGATCTGTCATGAAGCTGCTGATTTGAAAGCCACTCTAGATCGACTAATTCCCGCCAAGTTGCCCCCCAAGATCTGGCTAATAGTTGGTCCCGAGGGCGGAATCAGCGACAGCGAAATCGAAGCCTTGCAATCTGCAGGCGGGAAACTCTGCCGACTCGGTTGGGCCGTGCTGCGGGCAGCCACCGCAGCGACTGTGGCGCTAAGCCAACTTCAGCTTTTGATTGCCACCCCGAGTGCTAAAGATTGTTAA
- the dnaJ gene encoding molecular chaperone DnaJ, with protein MADYYEVLGVDKEASPEEIKRAYRKLARKLHPDVAGPEFEEQFKEVTVAYETLSDPKKRQEYDLGGSDSFFGGMGGMSFGASDIFNFMAQAAGAAAGQSGPMPRGRRGQDTLTVVDVTLEEVTFGGKKEIVVDTAVTCNRCDGSCAEPGTSPRTCNQCAGRGSIMRESRTILGMITTAVPCPTCSGHGTTIPTPCTECSGEGRVRTRRTTEIDIIPGIEHGNRVRLSGQGEAGPGGGPAGDLYVEFHVQPHDQLSRMGDDLYTQVSISLTKAVLGTRIQINTLDGQKELDIKPGTQPGTEIVLDGLGVARLQRRGRGDLHVKVDVKIPTKLSSAERKLYLDIAELHGEEDEIAPAHQGVFEKLRDRFAGN; from the coding sequence GTGGCTGATTATTACGAAGTTCTTGGGGTAGATAAAGAAGCATCCCCCGAAGAGATCAAACGTGCCTACCGTAAACTCGCGCGCAAGCTGCACCCCGATGTGGCCGGACCAGAATTTGAAGAACAGTTCAAAGAAGTCACCGTCGCATATGAAACTCTTTCCGATCCCAAGAAACGTCAAGAATACGACTTGGGTGGTTCTGATTCCTTCTTCGGCGGCATGGGTGGCATGTCCTTCGGGGCCTCCGATATCTTCAACTTTATGGCTCAAGCAGCCGGAGCAGCCGCCGGACAATCTGGCCCGATGCCTCGTGGGCGTCGCGGACAAGACACCTTAACGGTAGTTGACGTGACTTTGGAAGAAGTCACTTTCGGTGGCAAAAAGGAAATCGTCGTTGATACTGCGGTCACCTGTAATCGTTGCGACGGTTCCTGCGCTGAACCTGGCACCAGTCCTCGCACCTGTAATCAGTGTGCTGGCCGCGGTTCCATTATGCGTGAATCGAGGACGATCCTCGGTATGATCACCACTGCCGTTCCTTGCCCGACCTGTTCTGGTCACGGCACCACTATCCCCACTCCATGTACTGAATGTTCTGGGGAAGGTCGCGTGCGTACCCGTCGCACCACCGAAATCGACATCATTCCGGGCATTGAACACGGCAACCGTGTCCGCCTTTCAGGCCAAGGTGAAGCTGGTCCCGGCGGCGGACCTGCCGGAGACCTTTACGTTGAATTCCATGTGCAACCGCACGATCAGCTCAGCCGCATGGGTGACGACCTTTACACCCAGGTCAGCATTTCGCTAACCAAGGCAGTCCTCGGCACCCGCATCCAGATCAATACCCTAGATGGTCAAAAAGAACTAGACATCAAGCCAGGCACCCAGCCAGGAACTGAAATCGTCCTCGACGGTTTAGGGGTGGCACGCTTGCAGCGCCGCGGCCGTGGTGACCTCCACGTCAAGGTGGATGTCAAGATTCCAACCAAACTTTCGAGCGCTGAACGTAAGCTTTACCTCGATATTGCAGAACTTCATGGCGAAGAGGATGAAATTGCTCCCGCGCACCAAGGTGTCTTTGAAAAGCTCCGCGATCGTTTCGCTGGAAACTAG
- the hrcA gene encoding heat-inducible transcriptional repressor HrcA, with protein MPSSELAHPRRAQVLCALVSDYIATSEPVASKALVERHNLGVSPATVRNDMAVLENEGYIFQPHTSAGRVPTQRGYREFVNHIARLKPLSPGQRQAIQTFLTEPLGLGDVMDRTVRLLAQLTKHTAVIQYPSVAKASLRHIELVPLSPSRALIIVIGGAGEVNQQMVDLPTEVDPNFLNTFALALNAHCAGRDTASLPTVLTQLVRALEPSERPAAQAISTALEDLMAPVTTQKIAVAGWSNLARFSPDFAGDLGPIIAALEEQAALLSLFAEAKETPVEQVQVAIGAENHAGALAEVAVVTSRYGQPSASAQLGVVGPTRMDYAASMSAVRAVAKYLSKILDR; from the coding sequence ATGCCAAGTAGCGAATTAGCGCATCCGCGTCGCGCGCAAGTGCTTTGTGCCCTCGTTTCGGACTACATTGCCACAAGTGAGCCGGTCGCTTCCAAAGCCTTAGTAGAACGACACAACCTAGGAGTCTCGCCAGCGACCGTTCGCAATGATATGGCGGTTCTAGAAAATGAAGGTTACATTTTCCAACCACACACTTCGGCGGGCCGAGTTCCAACTCAACGAGGCTATCGCGAGTTCGTCAACCATATTGCTCGACTTAAACCCCTCAGCCCGGGACAACGCCAAGCAATTCAAACTTTCTTAACTGAGCCATTAGGGCTTGGCGATGTGATGGATCGGACCGTGCGCTTACTAGCGCAGCTCACCAAGCACACCGCGGTGATCCAATACCCCTCAGTTGCCAAGGCTAGCTTGCGACACATCGAACTCGTACCGCTCAGCCCTTCTCGCGCCCTCATTATTGTGATCGGTGGAGCCGGCGAGGTAAATCAACAGATGGTCGATTTGCCCACCGAGGTCGATCCCAACTTCCTCAACACCTTCGCTTTAGCCCTTAACGCCCACTGTGCTGGCCGAGACACCGCAAGTTTGCCCACCGTCTTGACCCAGCTAGTCCGAGCACTAGAGCCAAGTGAACGGCCGGCCGCACAAGCCATCTCGACCGCATTAGAGGACTTAATGGCGCCGGTAACTACCCAAAAGATAGCGGTAGCAGGCTGGTCTAACTTGGCCCGTTTTTCGCCTGACTTTGCCGGCGACCTCGGTCCGATTATCGCCGCACTAGAAGAACAAGCAGCCTTGCTTTCCTTGTTCGCTGAGGCTAAAGAAACCCCAGTGGAACAAGTACAAGTGGCCATCGGGGCGGAAAATCATGCGGGAGCGCTGGCCGAAGTGGCAGTAGTGACCTCCCGTTATGGCCAGCCCAGTGCAAGTGCCCAACTAGGGGTGGTCGGGCCAACCCGCATGGACTATGCGGCCTCCATGTCGGCTGTTAGAGCCGTGGCCAAATACCTATCGAAAATTCTCGATCGTTAA
- a CDS encoding DUF3097 domain-containing protein has protein sequence MDRYGSDILAHDPHEHGSFARYGHSRPCPANYGEVFEEVETGWCGAVTKVEKSGGMQVVVLTDRHGRSRTFELGPGFLFEGEPVILTPPQRAPKQSAPTNAAGKIRTNSGSVAVKQTRAKVAQASRIWVEGRHDAELVEHVWGDDLRVEGVVVELLDGADHLEAILADFAPTSQRRAGVLLDHLIPGSKEDRIAKEIRTQHPSDSLLIVGHPYIDIWQAVKPARLGFTAWPEVPRGTDFKYGTLAALGWPANDYSDVASAWQRILRSVRDFRDLEPAFLGRVEELIDFVTVGHS, from the coding sequence ATGGATAGATACGGCTCCGATATTTTGGCTCACGACCCGCATGAACACGGGAGTTTTGCCCGTTACGGCCACTCTCGCCCTTGCCCCGCAAATTACGGTGAGGTGTTCGAAGAAGTTGAGACTGGTTGGTGTGGAGCGGTAACCAAGGTAGAAAAGTCCGGCGGCATGCAAGTGGTGGTATTGACTGATCGCCATGGTCGTAGTCGTACTTTCGAGCTCGGTCCTGGCTTTCTTTTCGAGGGCGAACCGGTAATTTTAACTCCCCCGCAACGCGCTCCTAAACAAAGCGCTCCAACTAATGCAGCTGGAAAAATTCGAACTAATTCCGGTTCGGTGGCAGTTAAACAAACCCGCGCCAAAGTTGCCCAAGCAAGTCGCATTTGGGTAGAAGGCCGTCACGATGCCGAGCTGGTGGAGCATGTTTGGGGCGACGACCTGCGGGTCGAGGGCGTAGTCGTGGAATTGCTCGATGGTGCAGATCATCTGGAAGCTATCTTGGCCGATTTTGCCCCCACTTCTCAGCGTCGTGCCGGGGTGCTACTAGATCATCTCATCCCAGGCAGCAAAGAAGATCGAATTGCTAAAGAAATTCGTACCCAACACCCCAGTGATAGCCTACTAATTGTTGGCCACCCTTATATCGATATTTGGCAAGCAGTAAAGCCGGCTCGTCTAGGCTTTACTGCCTGGCCCGAAGTCCCTAGGGGTACCGATTTTAAATATGGCACTTTGGCTGCTCTAGGCTGGCCTGCCAACGACTACAGCGATGTCGCCTCTGCTTGGCAACGCATCTTGCGTTCAGTCCGCGACTTTCGTGACCTTGAGCCAGCTTTCCTTGGTCGCGTAGAAGAGCTCATTGATTTTGTTACTGTCGGCCATTCCTAA
- a CDS encoding metal ABC transporter substrate-binding protein: protein MKKALVVTFSAAALALAGCSSNAETSTTPEANGSTAKLSVLTSLYPLEFLAKEVGGNLVDVQTLAPAGVEPHDLELSPKQVNELGQAGAIVYMKGFQSAVDEAIAQTEASRAIDISEAAELMPATGEGHHHHHHDGDDHTAEGHDHEGEDHDHTAEGHDHEGEDHDHTAEGHDHEGETAEGHDHEEAGHDHDHENLPFDPHFWLDPNRMAKVATLIGDKFAEIDPTHAADFKANAAKTAGAMKALAEEAVKNTQTCEHRTFVTTHEAFGYFAKLTNLEQAGLSGLDPESSPSPARLAEISKLVKDKGLNTIFTEELVSPKVADTLAKDLGIKAEVLSPIETQTDPSKDYVDMFKGDVSELVKALNCK from the coding sequence ATGAAAAAAGCTCTAGTTGTTACTTTTAGCGCAGCCGCACTTGCACTTGCCGGTTGCTCTTCTAATGCAGAAACCTCCACCACCCCAGAAGCAAACGGTTCCACCGCCAAGCTTTCAGTCCTAACTTCTCTTTACCCCCTAGAATTCTTGGCGAAAGAAGTTGGCGGGAATCTCGTTGACGTCCAGACTTTGGCTCCAGCAGGAGTTGAGCCGCACGATTTGGAACTCTCCCCCAAGCAGGTAAACGAACTAGGCCAAGCTGGTGCCATCGTTTATATGAAGGGCTTCCAAAGCGCAGTCGATGAAGCCATCGCCCAGACCGAAGCATCCCGCGCCATTGACATTTCCGAGGCCGCAGAACTAATGCCAGCCACCGGTGAAGGCCACCACCATCACCACCATGATGGCGATGACCATACTGCCGAAGGCCATGACCACGAGGGCGAAGATCACGACCACACCGCCGAGGGTCACGACCACGAGGGCGAAGACCACGATCACACCGCCGAAGGTCACGACCACGAGGGCGAAACCGCTGAAGGTCACGACCACGAAGAAGCCGGTCACGACCACGACCATGAGAATCTCCCCTTCGATCCTCACTTCTGGCTTGATCCTAACCGCATGGCTAAAGTGGCCACGCTGATCGGCGACAAGTTTGCTGAAATCGATCCAACCCACGCCGCCGACTTTAAAGCTAATGCTGCTAAAACTGCCGGCGCTATGAAAGCCTTGGCTGAGGAAGCGGTTAAGAACACTCAGACTTGCGAGCACCGCACCTTCGTAACCACTCACGAAGCTTTTGGATACTTCGCCAAGCTCACCAACCTGGAACAGGCTGGCCTTTCCGGCCTCGACCCAGAATCTTCCCCCAGCCCAGCCCGTCTAGCCGAAATTTCTAAGCTAGTTAAAGACAAGGGATTGAACACAATCTTCACCGAAGAGCTTGTTTCTCCTAAGGTTGCTGATACCCTAGCTAAAGACTTGGGAATCAAAGCCGAGGTTTTGAGTCCCATCGAAACTCAGACGGATCCCTCCAAAGACTACGTCGATATGTTTAAAGGCGATGTCTCGGAACTAGTGAAGGCACTAAACTGTAAGTGA
- a CDS encoding metal ABC transporter ATP-binding protein yields MKSASLSPAPVASQPPVRVTNLEVSYGSSQILHGIDMEVAPGEVVAVLGPNGSGKSTLIKAILGCAPVIKGQVELFGKPSKTPKGKIATQIGYVPQRFANRGGISASALEVVESGLSGPSLFHQFGARKKALAALDSVGMSHKAHDPVDVLSGGQHQRVLIARALIRQPQLLVMDEPLAGIDAQSAHTLADILAEQKANGVAVVLVLHDLGCLESLIDQIVLLTDGKVVEAGPAAQFAAESQRLTAMSHSLCGETGHSLLGGEHL; encoded by the coding sequence GTGAAATCAGCAAGTCTTTCACCCGCACCGGTAGCTTCCCAGCCGCCGGTGCGGGTCACCAATTTAGAGGTTAGTTATGGCTCCTCCCAAATCCTTCATGGGATTGATATGGAGGTGGCCCCCGGCGAAGTGGTAGCAGTGCTAGGACCTAACGGCTCAGGCAAGTCCACCCTAATCAAAGCAATTCTGGGCTGCGCTCCCGTCATCAAAGGTCAAGTTGAACTCTTTGGTAAACCTAGTAAGACCCCCAAAGGGAAGATTGCTACCCAAATCGGATACGTTCCCCAACGCTTCGCCAACCGCGGAGGAATTAGCGCCTCTGCCTTAGAAGTGGTTGAGTCAGGACTTTCCGGACCCAGCCTCTTTCACCAATTTGGTGCTAGAAAGAAAGCTTTAGCAGCACTAGATTCCGTGGGCATGAGCCATAAAGCTCATGATCCAGTCGACGTTCTTTCGGGCGGTCAGCACCAACGAGTCCTCATCGCCCGAGCGCTCATTAGACAACCACAACTTTTAGTAATGGATGAGCCATTAGCGGGGATTGACGCCCAAAGCGCTCACACCCTCGCCGATATTCTGGCTGAGCAAAAAGCCAACGGAGTAGCGGTCGTACTCGTCCTGCACGACCTCGGCTGTTTAGAAAGTCTAATTGACCAAATAGTTTTGCTTACTGACGGCAAGGTGGTTGAGGCCGGACCCGCCGCACAGTTCGCGGCAGAATCGCAGCGTCTAACAGCAATGTCTCATTCCCTATGTGGCGAAACTGGTCATTCACTCTTGGGAGGCGAACACCTATGA
- a CDS encoding metal ABC transporter permease, translating to MTIWSDLALMLTSPLMVRSLLVSLIIGLTAPVMGTYLVHRRLAMLGDGIGHVALTGVALGWLAGSMANLNPIDKLALPMAIIVSLLGAIMIEVIRARTTTSGDVALAMLFYGGIAGGVLFIGIAGGTSAQLNSYLFGSIATVTWTDLIISLLMAAFILLVGIGLRPALFATCHDEEFATAAGLPVRWLTILIAASSALTVAVAMRVVGALLVSALMIIPVAIAQLYVSSFRATMRLAMVLGAILCVSGLTITYFYNLSPGATIVVLAIVVYASSALILSLFSTIRGAKR from the coding sequence ATGACAATCTGGTCTGATTTAGCCTTAATGCTCACCTCTCCTTTAATGGTTCGTTCCCTTTTAGTCTCATTAATCATCGGTCTAACTGCGCCGGTGATGGGCACGTATCTAGTTCATAGACGTCTAGCCATGCTCGGTGACGGTATTGGTCACGTAGCGCTCACCGGGGTTGCCCTCGGTTGGCTGGCCGGTTCAATGGCAAATCTGAACCCGATCGACAAACTAGCCCTCCCAATGGCTATCATCGTCTCGCTCCTAGGAGCGATCATGATCGAGGTAATCCGTGCCCGCACCACCACCAGTGGCGATGTCGCCCTCGCAATGCTGTTCTATGGCGGAATCGCTGGCGGCGTCCTCTTTATCGGAATAGCTGGGGGCACTTCAGCTCAGCTAAACTCTTATCTTTTCGGCTCCATTGCCACAGTTACTTGGACTGATCTAATCATTTCCCTACTAATGGCCGCATTTATTCTCTTAGTAGGTATTGGCCTTCGTCCAGCACTTTTTGCCACTTGTCATGATGAAGAATTTGCTACCGCCGCCGGGCTGCCAGTCCGTTGGCTAACTATCTTAATTGCCGCTTCCTCGGCACTAACTGTGGCAGTAGCTATGCGGGTAGTTGGGGCACTGCTAGTTTCCGCCCTGATGATTATCCCGGTGGCAATCGCACAGCTTTATGTCTCCTCTTTCCGCGCCACGATGCGCTTGGCAATGGTCCTTGGAGCCATTCTTTGTGTTTCCGGTTTGACCATTACCTACTTTTACAACCTCTCACCCGGTGCCACCATCGTGGTGCTAGCGATCGTGGTTTATGCGTCAAGTGCGTTAATTTTGTCATTATTCTCGACAATTCGCGGCGCAAAACGCTAA
- a CDS encoding VTT domain-containing protein — MLEQLQQLPIGLTITALTIIVFFRAQLTYWLGRLAAAGALREHKSATLNKIKRWFDGPAPKKGADYLARWGLIIIPLCFLTVGLQTMVNAGAGIVRLKWRTYTIAMIPGCIAWGVLYGLGLLAIWISAWSFIGSKSWQLLTANWWTPVIVLVLLSSLFVWWRARRQARRLATIEA, encoded by the coding sequence TTGCTAGAGCAGCTACAACAGCTACCCATCGGCTTAACTATCACTGCCCTAACGATCATAGTTTTCTTCCGTGCTCAGTTAACCTACTGGCTAGGACGACTCGCCGCGGCTGGTGCCTTACGTGAGCATAAAAGCGCTACCTTGAACAAGATTAAACGTTGGTTTGATGGTCCTGCCCCGAAAAAAGGCGCTGACTATCTCGCCCGCTGGGGCCTAATCATTATCCCGTTATGTTTCCTGACCGTAGGATTGCAAACTATGGTTAATGCGGGTGCTGGCATCGTCCGACTCAAATGGCGAACTTACACGATCGCCATGATTCCTGGTTGTATCGCATGGGGTGTCCTCTACGGACTTGGTCTTCTTGCTATCTGGATCTCGGCCTGGTCCTTTATCGGTTCGAAATCTTGGCAACTACTCACCGCTAACTGGTGGACTCCAGTAATCGTATTAGTATTGCTTTCTTCCCTCTTTGTCTGGTGGCGCGCCCGCCGACAAGCTCGCAGACTAGCAACTATCGAGGCCTGA
- a CDS encoding family 20 glycosylhydrolase yields MTTVNYGKVQQVADFLGPLPVPAQTKPWDPQDLPPEPVQLGVRERAAHETAQQIATHLHPSYPALAARTRWELSKEKTIPKGAYRLWVSRECCCLHASDEAGFFAGTVTAAQLIIGELCDPLEIYDEPRFTYRGFMIDVARNFLEVPELYALIDIAAWHKLNVCHLHLVDDQGWRLEMDNVKRRIGDETDYTALHILGGASACQSGENPGFDEPEDALTEVNAANQGFESIGPGQIGYYTKTELKELKQYAAARGIQLVPELEFPGHNHVVLHALPHLATAGASAQVDRDGKVPPWTSWQVGHSYLDYDLPATWDFITQAILQVKDVFGTEVIHLGGDEAHQMMKRLGKERYLAVLNRIVKLAKMHGFSRVMLWQEACEVALGPNDVIECWSDNIGAQSWEEVTAQAKAQGYKLLNANAAHAYLDQKPNLKDPRGLTWACAKGLKVTDAYNWDPLKDFPLEVHSQIIGIEAPLWSETVRSLEDALYLQYPRLSALAEVAWSRPENLDWNGFQRRMRSLN; encoded by the coding sequence TTGACCACAGTCAATTATGGCAAAGTGCAACAGGTAGCGGACTTTCTCGGCCCGCTACCTGTGCCTGCCCAAACTAAACCCTGGGATCCGCAGGATCTTCCACCGGAGCCAGTGCAACTCGGAGTTCGTGAGCGAGCTGCACATGAGACGGCACAACAAATCGCAACGCATTTACACCCTAGCTATCCCGCTTTGGCCGCTCGCACTCGCTGGGAGCTTTCAAAAGAGAAGACCATCCCAAAAGGGGCCTACCGTCTTTGGGTATCACGTGAATGCTGCTGTTTGCATGCTAGTGACGAGGCCGGATTTTTTGCCGGGACTGTTACTGCTGCACAGTTGATTATCGGCGAGCTTTGTGACCCCCTAGAGATCTACGATGAACCAAGGTTTACTTATCGTGGCTTCATGATTGATGTGGCTCGTAACTTCCTAGAAGTGCCTGAGTTATATGCTCTAATTGATATTGCTGCTTGGCATAAACTAAATGTCTGTCACTTGCACTTGGTAGATGACCAAGGCTGGCGACTAGAAATGGATAATGTTAAGCGCCGGATTGGTGACGAAACTGATTACACGGCTCTTCACATTTTAGGTGGGGCAAGTGCCTGCCAAAGTGGTGAAAATCCGGGTTTTGATGAGCCTGAGGACGCGCTTACTGAAGTTAACGCTGCTAATCAGGGATTCGAAAGTATCGGCCCTGGTCAGATCGGTTATTATACGAAAACCGAATTGAAAGAACTCAAACAATATGCTGCCGCTAGAGGCATTCAACTTGTGCCAGAACTTGAATTCCCAGGGCATAACCATGTAGTACTTCATGCTCTACCTCATTTAGCCACCGCTGGTGCTTCGGCTCAAGTTGATCGAGATGGAAAAGTGCCACCATGGACGAGTTGGCAAGTGGGGCACTCATACTTAGACTACGACCTGCCTGCTACCTGGGACTTTATCACCCAAGCAATTTTGCAAGTTAAGGACGTATTTGGCACTGAGGTAATCCATCTTGGCGGCGACGAGGCGCACCAAATGATGAAGCGATTGGGTAAGGAACGCTATCTTGCGGTACTTAATCGGATCGTGAAACTGGCAAAAATGCACGGTTTTTCTCGGGTTATGCTGTGGCAAGAGGCCTGTGAAGTAGCGCTTGGTCCCAATGATGTCATTGAATGTTGGTCGGATAATATCGGTGCGCAATCATGGGAAGAAGTGACGGCACAAGCGAAAGCTCAGGGATATAAGCTTTTGAACGCTAATGCGGCACATGCGTATCTTGATCAGAAACCAAATCTAAAAGATCCTCGCGGACTAACTTGGGCCTGTGCTAAAGGTTTAAAGGTAACTGATGCCTATAACTGGGATCCGCTAAAAGACTTTCCCCTTGAAGTGCACAGTCAGATTATCGGGATTGAAGCTCCACTATGGTCGGAAACGGTCAGGAGTTTAGAGGATGCTTTATACCTGCAGTATCCTCGTCTCTCGGCACTAGCTGAAGTAGCTTGGAGTAGACCAGAAAATCTTGATTGGAACGGTTTCCAGCGAAGAATGCGAAGCCTGAATTAG
- a CDS encoding NAD(P)H-binding protein, with the protein MRIAISGVTGTVGKRVSAGIRVMTGDDPALDRQHRTYVRLLSRTPEKIVAGPSSERAFADYADAEAMRKALNGCDVFLMFPAVEADNMAAMHELTIGAAKAVGVHHVVYLSFQGAQESSSFPFAREHAQTEKLLAESGMDYTIVRTTFTTDKLPGLADENKVISGPAGNGACAFVAEVDLADCLIGILADIAAGGGGGHSRRTYTITGPIAMTLADAVGALNHGSRHEAGFSYRAETLEQAKERLLAAHPEVNSAMLSQWASTYEGMANGELSEISRDMRKLIGTDGLSVESWAQQNL; encoded by the coding sequence ATGAGAATTGCAATTAGTGGTGTCACTGGCACTGTAGGTAAGCGTGTTAGCGCAGGTATTCGAGTAATGACCGGTGACGATCCTGCTTTGGATCGCCAGCACCGTACGTATGTAAGGCTTTTAAGTCGCACTCCCGAAAAGATTGTGGCTGGTCCTTCTAGCGAGCGCGCCTTTGCTGATTATGCGGATGCAGAAGCAATGCGTAAAGCCCTCAACGGTTGTGACGTATTTTTGATGTTTCCCGCGGTAGAAGCAGACAATATGGCCGCGATGCATGAATTGACGATTGGAGCAGCCAAGGCTGTTGGCGTCCATCATGTTGTCTATCTGTCGTTCCAAGGAGCGCAGGAATCATCTTCCTTCCCCTTTGCAAGGGAACATGCGCAAACTGAAAAACTATTGGCGGAAAGCGGGATGGACTACACCATTGTGCGCACCACCTTTACGACCGATAAACTCCCCGGACTGGCAGATGAAAATAAGGTGATTTCGGGTCCTGCTGGAAATGGGGCTTGTGCCTTCGTGGCAGAAGTCGATCTGGCAGACTGTTTGATTGGTATTTTGGCTGATATTGCCGCTGGCGGCGGTGGTGGTCACTCTCGCAGGACCTACACCATTACCGGTCCAATCGCCATGACTCTAGCAGATGCGGTAGGTGCCTTAAACCACGGTTCACGTCATGAGGCTGGCTTTTCGTATCGAGCAGAAACGCTAGAGCAAGCTAAAGAGCGGTTGCTAGCTGCTCATCCTGAGGTCAATTCGGCCATGCTTTCTCAGTGGGCTTCAACCTACGAGGGAATGGCCAACGGTGAGCTTTCAGAAATCAGCCGAGACATGCGTAAATTAATCGGGACCGATGGTCTCAGCGTAGAGTCTTGGGCACAGCAAAACCTATAA